A genomic window from Vitis riparia cultivar Riparia Gloire de Montpellier isolate 1030 chromosome 16, EGFV_Vit.rip_1.0, whole genome shotgun sequence includes:
- the LOC117934017 gene encoding reticulon-like protein B5, which yields MADHAGESESAMESVMEKITAKLHGHDSPSSSDSEDGKKSLVEAVKSKSYRLFGREKPLHKVLGGGKPADVFLWRNKKISASVLGCATAIWVLFEMLEYQLLPLLCHILMLSLASLFLWSNASIVIKKSPPNIPVVGVPEKAVMEITSALLYAINRGLTSLHNIASGRHLKQFLAVTAGLWVLSAVGRWCNFITLFYLLFVLLHTVPVIYEKYEDEVDSSAEKVKTEIKNQYRLLCEKVLKGRPGDVLKVRKMS from the exons ATGGCCGATCATGCGGGCGAGTCCGAATCCGCCATGGAGTCGGTGATGGAAAAGATAACCGCAAAGCTTCATGGCCATGACTCGCCCTCGTCGTCAGACTCCGAGGACGGCAAGAAGTCGCTGGTGGAGGCTGTGAAATCGAAGAGTTACAGGCTTTTCGGAAGGGAAAAGCCTCTTCACAAGGTCCTAGGGGGTGGAAAAC CTGCTGATGTTTTCCTGtggagaaataagaaaatttcagCCAGTGTGCTCGGCTGCGCCACAGCAATTTGGGTTCTCTTTGAAATGCTTGAATACCAATTGCTTCCTCTACTATGCCACATTTTAATGCTCAGTTTGGCATCCCTTTTCCTGTGGTCCAATGCATCCATCGTCATCAAGAA GTCACCTCCAAACATCCCAGTGGTTGGAGTTCCTGAGAAAGCTGTCATGGAGATTACCTCTGCCCTGCTATATGCAATCAACCGAGGTCTAACTTCACTGCACAACATTGCATCCGGGAGACATTTGAAGCAGTTTCTTGCG GTCACTGCTGGATTATGGGTTTTGTCAGCTGTGGGGAGATGGTGTAACTTCATCACCTTGTTCTACTTAT TGTTTGTTTTGCTACACACGGTGCCTGTCATTTACGAGAAGTATGAGGATGAAGTGGATTCGTCAGCTGAGAAAGTTAAGACCGAAATCAAAAACCAGTACAGACTCCTTTGCGAGAAGGTTCTCAAAGGACGACCTGGAGACGTGTTGAAGGTCAGGAAGATGTCTTAG
- the LOC117933043 gene encoding F-box protein At5g52880 isoform X2 encodes MSTPLERYQKLGLRDSLPRIYQYPFVCKELSFILRGAYNKLPKNLQSLVFQDTLAAFRLLPQMQTQSAVSAANLLLQSAEAVLPKQKRTQAVTEFKHAKVACKRRSKARQEEEGLAHLPQDVLVHIFGFLDMQSLLSVGSWNSAASDNCLWQLQYTICFGNSEDISKMKGHRDGELVEDKEETNLKEDIATRTGIDWRDAFKRKYIGKRAKRFTSNRGYCGVCHTIVWLSNMKCPKRHPGVKSENQQIKPVSPQQIVEYILDDSLSMTSSSDSDSDSEGGLLSKLWTYPRYIGID; translated from the exons ATGAGTACCCCATTGGAGAGATACCAAAAACTCGGTCTGAGAGACTCCCTCCCTCGAATCTATCAATATCCGTTCGTCTGCAAAGAGTTGAGCTTCATTCTCAGAGGCGCTTATAATAAACTCCCCAAAAATCTCCAGTCTCTCGTCTTCCAAGATACCCTCGCTGCTTTTCGTCTCCTTCCCCA AATGCAGACACAGAGTGCTGTTTCAGCAGCTAATCTCCTCCTGCAGAGTGCAGAGGCTGTGTTGCCAAAGCAGAAGAGAACTCAGGCAGTTACAGAATTTAAGCATGCAAAGGTTGCTTGCAAAAGGCGCTCTAAAGCTCGACAGGAAGAAGAAG GTTTGGCCCATCTGCCTCAAGATGTTCTTGTGCATATCTTCGGTTTCCTGGATATGCAATCCCTACTTTCTGTTGG GTCATGGAACTCAGCAGCAAGCGATAACTGTTTGTGGCAGTTGCAATATACTATTTGCTTTGGTAATTCTGAAGATATTTCCAAGATGAAAGGGCACAGGGATGGTGAACTAGTTGAAGATAAGGAAGAAACTAATCTAAAAGAGGACATTGCCACGAGAACCGGTATTGACTGGAGAGATGccttcaaaagaaaatatatag GCAAGCGGGCAAAACGATTCACATCTAATAGGGGATATTGCGGAGTTTGCCACACGATAGTTTGGCTCAGTAACATGAAATGTCCTAAAAGACACCCTGGAGTGAAGTCTGAAAATCAGCAGATTAAGCCTGTATCACCTCAGCAG ATTGTTGAATATATATTGGATGATTCTTTGTCAATGACATCCTCTTCGGATAGTGATAGTGATTCGGAAGGAGGGTTGCTCTCCAAGCTGTGGACTTATCCAAGGTACATTGGTATTGATTGA
- the LOC117933043 gene encoding F-box protein At5g52880 isoform X1, whose protein sequence is MSTPLERYQKLGLRDSLPRIYQYPFVCKELSFILRGAYNKLPKNLQSLVFQDTLAAFRLLPQMQTQSAVSAANLLLQSAEAVLPKQKRTQAVTEFKHAKVACKRRSKARQEEEGLAHLPQDVLVHIFGFLDMQSLLSVGLVCWSWNSAASDNCLWQLQYTICFGNSEDISKMKGHRDGELVEDKEETNLKEDIATRTGIDWRDAFKRKYIGKRAKRFTSNRGYCGVCHTIVWLSNMKCPKRHPGVKSENQQIKPVSPQQIVEYILDDSLSMTSSSDSDSDSEGGLLSKLWTYPRYIGID, encoded by the exons ATGAGTACCCCATTGGAGAGATACCAAAAACTCGGTCTGAGAGACTCCCTCCCTCGAATCTATCAATATCCGTTCGTCTGCAAAGAGTTGAGCTTCATTCTCAGAGGCGCTTATAATAAACTCCCCAAAAATCTCCAGTCTCTCGTCTTCCAAGATACCCTCGCTGCTTTTCGTCTCCTTCCCCA AATGCAGACACAGAGTGCTGTTTCAGCAGCTAATCTCCTCCTGCAGAGTGCAGAGGCTGTGTTGCCAAAGCAGAAGAGAACTCAGGCAGTTACAGAATTTAAGCATGCAAAGGTTGCTTGCAAAAGGCGCTCTAAAGCTCGACAGGAAGAAGAAG GTTTGGCCCATCTGCCTCAAGATGTTCTTGTGCATATCTTCGGTTTCCTGGATATGCAATCCCTACTTTCTGTTGGGTTAGTCTGCTG GTCATGGAACTCAGCAGCAAGCGATAACTGTTTGTGGCAGTTGCAATATACTATTTGCTTTGGTAATTCTGAAGATATTTCCAAGATGAAAGGGCACAGGGATGGTGAACTAGTTGAAGATAAGGAAGAAACTAATCTAAAAGAGGACATTGCCACGAGAACCGGTATTGACTGGAGAGATGccttcaaaagaaaatatatag GCAAGCGGGCAAAACGATTCACATCTAATAGGGGATATTGCGGAGTTTGCCACACGATAGTTTGGCTCAGTAACATGAAATGTCCTAAAAGACACCCTGGAGTGAAGTCTGAAAATCAGCAGATTAAGCCTGTATCACCTCAGCAG ATTGTTGAATATATATTGGATGATTCTTTGTCAATGACATCCTCTTCGGATAGTGATAGTGATTCGGAAGGAGGGTTGCTCTCCAAGCTGTGGACTTATCCAAGGTACATTGGTATTGATTGA
- the LOC117932965 gene encoding 26S proteasome subunit RPT4-like isoform X2, producing the protein MEQKHILLSALIVGVGVSVGLGLASGQTVCRWTGLKLWPDAITEEQIEHELRRQVMDGRESKITFDKFPYFLSKQTRVLLTSAAHFHLRQSDFSKHTRNLTPASRAILLSGPAELYQQTLAKALAHFFQAKLLLLDLNDFSLKMQSKYGSPKRESSSKKSISEVTLGPMSGFLGSFSIFPQSEEEETKGTLSRQSSGAHVKSRCMNPPKHGRNASTPSNTKNTVVSQRVTTSPAHFKRTSNWAFDEKHLLQSLYKVLDSVSETCPIILYLRDVEKLLLQSERLYKLFQKMLGRLSGSVLILGSRMLDPDDEDEEMDERVSLLFPYNIEIKEPEDETCLDIWEAQLEKEREMIQFQENKNHIAEVLAANDLGCDNLGSICHADSMILSDHIEEIVISALSYHLMHNKNPEYRNGKLVISSKSLSHGLSIFKEDTRKTNAESSKLVPPYNEFERRIRPEVIPANQIGVAFEDIGALDDIKESLQELVMLPLQRPDLFKGGLLKPCRGILLFGPPGNGKTMLAKAIANEAGARFINVSMSTVTSKWFGEVEKNVRALFTLAAKISPTIIFVDEADSLLGQRTEVGEHYAMRQIKNEFMTHWDGLLTKAGERVLVLAATNRPFDLDEAIIRRFEHRIMVGLPSVESREMILKTLLAKEKAEDLDFKELATMTEGYTGSDLKNLCMTAAYRPVKELLQQERLKEDKKKKQKADEGKSSEDASGTNEEAKGEKVIVKRPLNMEDMKQAKNRVAASFASDEAVMNKLKQWNELYGDGGSRKKKQLAYFL; encoded by the exons ATGGAACAGAAGCACATATTGTTGTCTGCCTTGATCGTTGGGGTGGGCGTCTCGGTTGGCCTTGGTTTGGCTTCTGGACAGACAGTGTGTCGATGGACGGGGCTGAAACTCTGGCCGGACGCAATTACAGAAGAGCAGATTGAGCATGAGCTACGGCGACAGGTCATGGATGGAAGGGAAAGCAAGATCACCTTCGACAAGTTTCCTTATTTCCTCAG TAAGCAGACAAGAGTGTTACTGACAAGTGCTGCACATTTCCATCTAAGGCAGTCTGACTTTTCTAAGCACACCCGAAACCTTACGCCTGCAAGCAGAGCTATTTTGCTCTCAGGACCTGCTG AACTGTACCAGCAAACACTCGCCAAAGCTCTAGCTCATTTCTTCCAAGCAAAGTTGCTGCTGTTGGACCTTAATGACTTTTCTCTGAAG ATGCAGAGCAAATATGGAAGCCCCAAAAGAGAATCT TCTTCCAAGAAGTCCATCTCAGAGGTGACACTGGGGCCGATGTCTGGTTTTCTTGGCTCTTTCTCAATCTTTCCCCagagtgaagaagaagaaaccaaa GGCACATTGTCTAGGCAAAGCAGTGGTGCCCATGTTAAATCAAG ATGTATGAATCCCCCAAAGCATGGTAGGAATGCTTCTACTCCATCTAATACAAAGAACACTGTTGTTTCTCAACGTGTTACTACAAGTCCAG CTCATTTCAAGCGCACAAGCAACTGGGCTTTTGATGAGAAGCATCTATTGCAGTCACTTTACAAG GTCTTGGATTCAGTATCAGAAACATGTCCCATTATTTTATACCTCAGGGATGTCGAGAAGCTTCTTCTCCAATCAGAAAGATTATACAAATTGTTCCAGAAAATGTTGGGTAGATTATCAGGATCAGTTCTGATACTTGGTTCCCGCATGCTAGACCCTGATGATGAGGACGAAGAAATGGATGAAAGGGTGAGTCTCTTATTCCCTTACAATATTGAAATCAAGGAGCCCGAGGATGAGACTTGTCTTGATATCTGGGAAGCCCAACTggaaaaggagagagagatGATCCAGTTtcaggaaaataaaaatcatattgcTGAGGTGCTTGCAGCAAATGATCTTGGCTGTGATAATTTGGGTTCAATCTGCCATGCAGACTCCATGATTCTAAGTGATCACATAGAAGAGATTGTAATATCTGCACTATCTTATCATTTGATGCATAACAAAAATCCAGAATACCGAAATGGAAAGCTTGTCATATCTTCCAAGAG TTTGTCCCATGGATTGAGTATATTCAAGGAAGACACACGAAAGACAAATGCTGAATCTTCTAAG TTGGTTCCACCTTACAATGAATTTGAGAGGCGTATAAGGCCAGAGGTTATCCCAGCAAATCAGATAGGAGTGGCATTTGAGGACATTGGTGCCTTGGATGACATTAAAGAATCTCTTCAGGAGCTGGTTATGCTCCCTCTTCAGAGGCCAGACCTCTTCAAGGGTGGGCTTCTGAAGCCTTGCAGGGGGATATTACTCTTCGGACCTCCTGGTAATGGAAAAACTATGCTGGCAAAGGCCATTGCCAATGAAGCTGGAGCACGCTTCATCAATGTCTCAATGTCCACCGTCACTTCAAAATGGTTTGGTGAAGTTGAGAAGAATGTTCGAGCTCTGTTCACACTCGCAGCAAAGATCTCCCCAACTATTATTTTTGTGGATGAGGCTGATAGCTTGCTTGGGCAGCGGACCGAAGTTGGAGAGCATTATGCTATGCGACAGATTAAGAATGAGTTCATGACACATTGGGATGGACTACTGACAAAAGCTGGTGAACGGGTCCTCGTTCTTGCTGCAACCAACAGGCCATTTGACCTTGATGAGGCGATTATCAGGCGGTTTGAGCACAG AATTATGGTTGGTCTACCATCTGTGGAGAGCAGGGAGATGATATTGAAGACTCTCTTGGCAAAAGAAAAAGCAGAGGATCTTGACTTTAAGGAGCTTGCAACCATGACAGAAGGTTATACTGGAAGTGATCTTAAG AATTTGTGCATGACAGCAGCTTATCGTCCTGTAAAGGAGCTACTACAACAAGAGAGATTGAAGGAGGATAAG AAAAAGAAGCAGAAAGCTGATGAAGGGAAAAGCTCAGAGGATGCTTCGGGTACCAATGAAGAAGCCAAAGGGGAAAAGGTAATTGTTAAGAGGCCCTTAAACATGGAAGACATGAAGCAGGCAAAGAATCGGGTTGCTGCTAGTTTTGCTTCTGATGAAGCAGTAATGAACAAGCTGAAGCAGTGGAATGAATTGTATGGAGATGGCGGTTCAAGGAAGAAGAAACAACTGGCCTACTTCCTATAG
- the LOC117932965 gene encoding cell division control protein 48-like isoform X1 has product MEQKHILLSALIVGVGVSVGLGLASGQTVCRWTGLKLWPDAITEEQIEHELRRQVMDGRESKITFDKFPYFLSKQTRVLLTSAAHFHLRQSDFSKHTRNLTPASRAILLSGPAELYQQTLAKALAHFFQAKLLLLDLNDFSLKMQSKYGSPKRESSSKKSISEVTLGPMSGFLGSFSIFPQSEEEETKARVRTSNAGTLSRQSSGAHVKSRCMNPPKHGRNASTPSNTKNTVVSQRVTTSPAHFKRTSNWAFDEKHLLQSLYKVLDSVSETCPIILYLRDVEKLLLQSERLYKLFQKMLGRLSGSVLILGSRMLDPDDEDEEMDERVSLLFPYNIEIKEPEDETCLDIWEAQLEKEREMIQFQENKNHIAEVLAANDLGCDNLGSICHADSMILSDHIEEIVISALSYHLMHNKNPEYRNGKLVISSKSLSHGLSIFKEDTRKTNAESSKLVPPYNEFERRIRPEVIPANQIGVAFEDIGALDDIKESLQELVMLPLQRPDLFKGGLLKPCRGILLFGPPGNGKTMLAKAIANEAGARFINVSMSTVTSKWFGEVEKNVRALFTLAAKISPTIIFVDEADSLLGQRTEVGEHYAMRQIKNEFMTHWDGLLTKAGERVLVLAATNRPFDLDEAIIRRFEHRIMVGLPSVESREMILKTLLAKEKAEDLDFKELATMTEGYTGSDLKNLCMTAAYRPVKELLQQERLKEDKKKKQKADEGKSSEDASGTNEEAKGEKVIVKRPLNMEDMKQAKNRVAASFASDEAVMNKLKQWNELYGDGGSRKKKQLAYFL; this is encoded by the exons ATGGAACAGAAGCACATATTGTTGTCTGCCTTGATCGTTGGGGTGGGCGTCTCGGTTGGCCTTGGTTTGGCTTCTGGACAGACAGTGTGTCGATGGACGGGGCTGAAACTCTGGCCGGACGCAATTACAGAAGAGCAGATTGAGCATGAGCTACGGCGACAGGTCATGGATGGAAGGGAAAGCAAGATCACCTTCGACAAGTTTCCTTATTTCCTCAG TAAGCAGACAAGAGTGTTACTGACAAGTGCTGCACATTTCCATCTAAGGCAGTCTGACTTTTCTAAGCACACCCGAAACCTTACGCCTGCAAGCAGAGCTATTTTGCTCTCAGGACCTGCTG AACTGTACCAGCAAACACTCGCCAAAGCTCTAGCTCATTTCTTCCAAGCAAAGTTGCTGCTGTTGGACCTTAATGACTTTTCTCTGAAG ATGCAGAGCAAATATGGAAGCCCCAAAAGAGAATCT TCTTCCAAGAAGTCCATCTCAGAGGTGACACTGGGGCCGATGTCTGGTTTTCTTGGCTCTTTCTCAATCTTTCCCCagagtgaagaagaagaaaccaaaG CTCGGGTCAGGACTTCTAATGCCGGCACATTGTCTAGGCAAAGCAGTGGTGCCCATGTTAAATCAAG ATGTATGAATCCCCCAAAGCATGGTAGGAATGCTTCTACTCCATCTAATACAAAGAACACTGTTGTTTCTCAACGTGTTACTACAAGTCCAG CTCATTTCAAGCGCACAAGCAACTGGGCTTTTGATGAGAAGCATCTATTGCAGTCACTTTACAAG GTCTTGGATTCAGTATCAGAAACATGTCCCATTATTTTATACCTCAGGGATGTCGAGAAGCTTCTTCTCCAATCAGAAAGATTATACAAATTGTTCCAGAAAATGTTGGGTAGATTATCAGGATCAGTTCTGATACTTGGTTCCCGCATGCTAGACCCTGATGATGAGGACGAAGAAATGGATGAAAGGGTGAGTCTCTTATTCCCTTACAATATTGAAATCAAGGAGCCCGAGGATGAGACTTGTCTTGATATCTGGGAAGCCCAACTggaaaaggagagagagatGATCCAGTTtcaggaaaataaaaatcatattgcTGAGGTGCTTGCAGCAAATGATCTTGGCTGTGATAATTTGGGTTCAATCTGCCATGCAGACTCCATGATTCTAAGTGATCACATAGAAGAGATTGTAATATCTGCACTATCTTATCATTTGATGCATAACAAAAATCCAGAATACCGAAATGGAAAGCTTGTCATATCTTCCAAGAG TTTGTCCCATGGATTGAGTATATTCAAGGAAGACACACGAAAGACAAATGCTGAATCTTCTAAG TTGGTTCCACCTTACAATGAATTTGAGAGGCGTATAAGGCCAGAGGTTATCCCAGCAAATCAGATAGGAGTGGCATTTGAGGACATTGGTGCCTTGGATGACATTAAAGAATCTCTTCAGGAGCTGGTTATGCTCCCTCTTCAGAGGCCAGACCTCTTCAAGGGTGGGCTTCTGAAGCCTTGCAGGGGGATATTACTCTTCGGACCTCCTGGTAATGGAAAAACTATGCTGGCAAAGGCCATTGCCAATGAAGCTGGAGCACGCTTCATCAATGTCTCAATGTCCACCGTCACTTCAAAATGGTTTGGTGAAGTTGAGAAGAATGTTCGAGCTCTGTTCACACTCGCAGCAAAGATCTCCCCAACTATTATTTTTGTGGATGAGGCTGATAGCTTGCTTGGGCAGCGGACCGAAGTTGGAGAGCATTATGCTATGCGACAGATTAAGAATGAGTTCATGACACATTGGGATGGACTACTGACAAAAGCTGGTGAACGGGTCCTCGTTCTTGCTGCAACCAACAGGCCATTTGACCTTGATGAGGCGATTATCAGGCGGTTTGAGCACAG AATTATGGTTGGTCTACCATCTGTGGAGAGCAGGGAGATGATATTGAAGACTCTCTTGGCAAAAGAAAAAGCAGAGGATCTTGACTTTAAGGAGCTTGCAACCATGACAGAAGGTTATACTGGAAGTGATCTTAAG AATTTGTGCATGACAGCAGCTTATCGTCCTGTAAAGGAGCTACTACAACAAGAGAGATTGAAGGAGGATAAG AAAAAGAAGCAGAAAGCTGATGAAGGGAAAAGCTCAGAGGATGCTTCGGGTACCAATGAAGAAGCCAAAGGGGAAAAGGTAATTGTTAAGAGGCCCTTAAACATGGAAGACATGAAGCAGGCAAAGAATCGGGTTGCTGCTAGTTTTGCTTCTGATGAAGCAGTAATGAACAAGCTGAAGCAGTGGAATGAATTGTATGGAGATGGCGGTTCAAGGAAGAAGAAACAACTGGCCTACTTCCTATAG
- the LOC117932965 gene encoding probable 26S proteasome regulatory subunit 10B isoform X3: MEQKHILLSALIVGVGVSVGLGLASGQTVCRWTGLKLWPDAITEEQIEHELRRQVMDGRESKITFDKFPYFLSKQTRVLLTSAAHFHLRQSDFSKHTRNLTPASRAILLSGPAELYQQTLAKALAHFFQAKLLLLDLNDFSLKMQSKYGSPKRESSSKKSISEVTLGPMSGFLGSFSIFPQSEEEETKARVRTSNAGTLSRQSSGAHVKSRCMNPPKHGRNASTPSNTKNTVVSQRVTTSPAHFKRTSNWAFDEKHLLQSLYKVLDSVSETCPIILYLRDVEKLLLQSERLYKLFQKMLGRLSGSVLILGSRMLDPDDEDEEMDERVSLLFPYNIEIKEPEDETCLDIWEAQLEKEREMIQFQENKNHIAEVLAANDLGCDNLGSICHADSMILSDHIEEIVISALSYHLMHNKNPEYRNGKLVISSKSLSHGLSIFKEDTRKTNAESSKLVPPYNEFERRIRPEVIPANQIGVAFEDIGALDDIKESLQELVMLPLQRPDLFKGGLLKPCRGILLFGPPGNGKTMLAKAIANEAGARFINVSMSTVTSKWFGEVEKNVRALFTLAAKISPTIIFVDEADSLLGQRTEVGEHYAMRQIKNEFMTHWDGLLTKAGERVLVLAATNRPFDLDEAIIRRFEHRIMVGLPSVESREMILKTLLAKEKAEDLDFKELATMTEGYTGSDLKQLIVL, translated from the exons ATGGAACAGAAGCACATATTGTTGTCTGCCTTGATCGTTGGGGTGGGCGTCTCGGTTGGCCTTGGTTTGGCTTCTGGACAGACAGTGTGTCGATGGACGGGGCTGAAACTCTGGCCGGACGCAATTACAGAAGAGCAGATTGAGCATGAGCTACGGCGACAGGTCATGGATGGAAGGGAAAGCAAGATCACCTTCGACAAGTTTCCTTATTTCCTCAG TAAGCAGACAAGAGTGTTACTGACAAGTGCTGCACATTTCCATCTAAGGCAGTCTGACTTTTCTAAGCACACCCGAAACCTTACGCCTGCAAGCAGAGCTATTTTGCTCTCAGGACCTGCTG AACTGTACCAGCAAACACTCGCCAAAGCTCTAGCTCATTTCTTCCAAGCAAAGTTGCTGCTGTTGGACCTTAATGACTTTTCTCTGAAG ATGCAGAGCAAATATGGAAGCCCCAAAAGAGAATCT TCTTCCAAGAAGTCCATCTCAGAGGTGACACTGGGGCCGATGTCTGGTTTTCTTGGCTCTTTCTCAATCTTTCCCCagagtgaagaagaagaaaccaaaG CTCGGGTCAGGACTTCTAATGCCGGCACATTGTCTAGGCAAAGCAGTGGTGCCCATGTTAAATCAAG ATGTATGAATCCCCCAAAGCATGGTAGGAATGCTTCTACTCCATCTAATACAAAGAACACTGTTGTTTCTCAACGTGTTACTACAAGTCCAG CTCATTTCAAGCGCACAAGCAACTGGGCTTTTGATGAGAAGCATCTATTGCAGTCACTTTACAAG GTCTTGGATTCAGTATCAGAAACATGTCCCATTATTTTATACCTCAGGGATGTCGAGAAGCTTCTTCTCCAATCAGAAAGATTATACAAATTGTTCCAGAAAATGTTGGGTAGATTATCAGGATCAGTTCTGATACTTGGTTCCCGCATGCTAGACCCTGATGATGAGGACGAAGAAATGGATGAAAGGGTGAGTCTCTTATTCCCTTACAATATTGAAATCAAGGAGCCCGAGGATGAGACTTGTCTTGATATCTGGGAAGCCCAACTggaaaaggagagagagatGATCCAGTTtcaggaaaataaaaatcatattgcTGAGGTGCTTGCAGCAAATGATCTTGGCTGTGATAATTTGGGTTCAATCTGCCATGCAGACTCCATGATTCTAAGTGATCACATAGAAGAGATTGTAATATCTGCACTATCTTATCATTTGATGCATAACAAAAATCCAGAATACCGAAATGGAAAGCTTGTCATATCTTCCAAGAG TTTGTCCCATGGATTGAGTATATTCAAGGAAGACACACGAAAGACAAATGCTGAATCTTCTAAG TTGGTTCCACCTTACAATGAATTTGAGAGGCGTATAAGGCCAGAGGTTATCCCAGCAAATCAGATAGGAGTGGCATTTGAGGACATTGGTGCCTTGGATGACATTAAAGAATCTCTTCAGGAGCTGGTTATGCTCCCTCTTCAGAGGCCAGACCTCTTCAAGGGTGGGCTTCTGAAGCCTTGCAGGGGGATATTACTCTTCGGACCTCCTGGTAATGGAAAAACTATGCTGGCAAAGGCCATTGCCAATGAAGCTGGAGCACGCTTCATCAATGTCTCAATGTCCACCGTCACTTCAAAATGGTTTGGTGAAGTTGAGAAGAATGTTCGAGCTCTGTTCACACTCGCAGCAAAGATCTCCCCAACTATTATTTTTGTGGATGAGGCTGATAGCTTGCTTGGGCAGCGGACCGAAGTTGGAGAGCATTATGCTATGCGACAGATTAAGAATGAGTTCATGACACATTGGGATGGACTACTGACAAAAGCTGGTGAACGGGTCCTCGTTCTTGCTGCAACCAACAGGCCATTTGACCTTGATGAGGCGATTATCAGGCGGTTTGAGCACAG AATTATGGTTGGTCTACCATCTGTGGAGAGCAGGGAGATGATATTGAAGACTCTCTTGGCAAAAGAAAAAGCAGAGGATCTTGACTTTAAGGAGCTTGCAACCATGACAGAAGGTTATACTGGAAGTGATCTTAAG CAGCTTATCGTCCTGTAA